One window from the genome of Candidatus Desulfatibia profunda encodes:
- a CDS encoding enoyl-CoA hydratase/isomerase family protein: protein MTYENIIFQVEDGIATITFNRPKTLNALNGDLLKEFSHALAEITANKDIRVLILTGAGEKAFVAGADITELATFNALDAKRFSDMGHTLMNRLQALSIPVIAAVNGFALGGGSEIALACDFIYASENAMFGLPEINLGIIPGFGGTQRLPRLVGKNMAKELIFTGKMISAKEAQAIGLVNTVCSREALMDEVIKTARILALKGKVALRAAKQSINNGMNVDLATGCSIETDAFALCMASPDAKEGTCAFLEKRKPDFKGSL from the coding sequence ATGACATACGAGAATATCATCTTTCAGGTCGAAGACGGCATTGCCACCATCACCTTCAACCGGCCGAAAACCTTGAATGCTTTGAATGGCGATCTTTTGAAAGAATTTTCACATGCGCTCGCTGAAATTACCGCAAACAAAGATATCAGGGTGTTGATCCTTACCGGAGCCGGTGAAAAAGCCTTTGTGGCCGGGGCCGATATCACGGAACTCGCCACGTTCAATGCTCTTGATGCCAAACGCTTTTCCGATATGGGGCACACGCTGATGAACAGATTGCAGGCGCTGTCGATACCGGTCATTGCCGCCGTTAACGGCTTTGCCCTTGGCGGCGGCAGCGAAATAGCATTGGCGTGTGACTTTATTTATGCCTCTGAAAATGCCATGTTCGGTTTACCGGAGATCAATCTTGGAATTATTCCCGGATTCGGCGGTACCCAGAGGCTTCCGAGATTGGTCGGCAAGAATATGGCCAAGGAATTGATATTTACCGGCAAAATGATTTCTGCCAAAGAGGCCCAGGCCATTGGGCTAGTGAACACGGTTTGTTCTCGGGAAGCGCTCATGGATGAAGTCATCAAAACCGCCAGGATCCTGGCCTTAAAAGGGAAAGTCGCTCTGCGAGCCGCAAAGCAGTCCATAAACAATGGTATGAACGTCGATCTGGCCACCGGTTGCAGCATTGAGACGGATGCCTTTGCGCTCTGCATGGCAAGCCCTGACGCCAAGGAGGGCACTTGCGCTTTTCTCGAAAAGCGCAAGCCTGATTTCAAAGGAAGTTTGTAA
- a CDS encoding phenylacetate--CoA ligase codes for MILDIGFETMPREDLEAIILRRLKATIDRIYVNVPFYRKKFQENNITPNDIKSLEDLKRIPFTTKEDLRDNYPYGMFAVPMDNVVRIHASSGTTGKPTVVGYTARDVNTWAELMARSLAAGGATRGDIIHNAYGYGLFTGGLGVHYGAEKLGASVIPVSGGNTKRQIVIMKDFGPTILTATPSYALHLAEVADEMGVSFKDLKFKFGIFGAEPWSENMREEIERKLYLTAVDIYGLSEVIGPGVAIECHEAKNGLHIFEDHFIPEIINPATGEVLPYGQTGELVFTSITKEAFPVIRYRTRDISSLNPEPCICGRTHIRMNRISGRTDDMLIIRGVNVFPSQIESVLMEMDHVEPHYQLVVEREGKLDMLTVMVEVGEQLFSDEVKHLQDLERKISKNIKDYLGVSAKVKLVEPKVIARSEGKAVRVIDKRKI; via the coding sequence ATGATTCTTGACATTGGATTTGAGACCATGCCAAGAGAAGATCTGGAGGCAATCATCTTGCGTCGGCTCAAGGCTACAATTGACCGTATCTATGTGAATGTACCCTTTTATCGCAAAAAATTTCAAGAAAACAATATCACTCCAAACGACATCAAATCCCTTGAAGATTTAAAACGAATTCCGTTCACAACCAAAGAGGATTTGCGCGATAATTATCCTTATGGAATGTTTGCTGTGCCGATGGATAATGTCGTCCGCATTCACGCTTCGTCCGGAACTACCGGCAAACCGACCGTTGTGGGGTATACGGCCAGGGATGTGAATACCTGGGCTGAGCTTATGGCCCGTTCTCTCGCTGCCGGTGGAGCAACCCGCGGAGACATCATTCACAATGCATACGGCTACGGACTCTTTACCGGCGGCCTGGGTGTCCACTACGGAGCAGAAAAATTAGGTGCTTCCGTTATCCCGGTTTCCGGCGGCAACACCAAAAGACAGATTGTGATCATGAAGGATTTTGGACCGACCATATTGACGGCGACGCCCTCGTATGCCCTGCACCTGGCGGAAGTCGCCGATGAAATGGGCGTTTCTTTTAAAGATCTGAAGTTTAAATTCGGTATCTTTGGAGCAGAGCCCTGGTCGGAAAACATGCGCGAAGAGATTGAAAGGAAGTTGTATTTAACCGCCGTAGATATTTATGGCTTAAGTGAGGTGATCGGGCCGGGAGTGGCGATCGAATGTCATGAGGCTAAAAACGGTCTGCACATATTTGAAGATCACTTTATTCCCGAAATCATCAATCCGGCCACCGGAGAAGTCCTTCCTTACGGTCAGACCGGAGAACTGGTTTTTACTTCCATCACCAAGGAAGCATTTCCTGTCATCCGCTACCGAACGCGTGATATCAGCTCATTAAATCCGGAGCCCTGCATCTGCGGCCGGACGCACATCCGCATGAACAGGATCAGCGGCCGCACGGACGACATGCTCATTATACGCGGGGTCAATGTCTTTCCGTCACAGATTGAAAGTGTTTTGATGGAAATGGATCATGTCGAACCTCACTATCAGCTTGTGGTCGAGCGTGAGGGCAAGCTGGACATGCTCACCGTTATGGTAGAAGTCGGAGAGCAACTCTTTTCCGACGAAGTCAAACACTTGCAGGATCTTGAAAGGAAAATATCAAAGAATATCAAAGACTACCTCGGAGTTTCAGCCAAAGTGAAACTCGTGGAACCCAAGGTCATTGCCCGCAGCGAGGGCAAAGCCGTGCGGGTTATTGACAAGCGCAAAATATAA
- a CDS encoding ACT domain-containing protein, producing MRAIQISVFLENKAGRLAEVTGILAEAGVNIRALALADTSDFGVLRLIVNNNQNAITALKNRGFTVGKTDVVAVEVEDRPGGLHSILDILNKAGINVEYMYAFVTQSGNNAIMIFRFDNIDEAVKILQKNNVTVINGSKVYTL from the coding sequence ATGCGAGCTATACAGATTTCAGTCTTTTTGGAAAACAAGGCCGGCCGGCTGGCTGAAGTTACAGGTATTCTCGCCGAAGCAGGAGTGAATATCAGGGCCCTGGCTCTGGCAGACACTTCTGATTTCGGCGTGTTGCGCCTGATCGTGAATAACAATCAAAACGCCATAACAGCGCTTAAAAACCGCGGATTTACCGTCGGCAAGACAGATGTGGTTGCCGTGGAAGTGGAAGACAGGCCCGGAGGTCTGCACAGCATACTCGATATTTTGAACAAGGCCGGGATTAATGTGGAATATATGTATGCGTTTGTTACCCAGAGCGGAAATAATGCGATCATGATCTTCAGGTTCGATAACATCGATGAGGCCGTTAAAATACTCCAAAAAAACAACGTGACAGTGATTAACGGAAGTAAAGTTTACACTCTGTAA